The nucleotide sequence GGGTAAGTCCCATATGTGTAAATTATTGTATAAAATGACTTTAGGCTACCAACATTTTAGTGTATAATATTTGTAATTCAATTCCTAAGAAAGTTGGTTTACAAGAATGTCCATCAATCGGATTGAAACGTTACGACTGAAACTAATCGAAACAGCAGAGAAATATGGAATGAATTCAGTCAAAACCATTCAATGTAGTCAAGAACTCGATACTTTATTAATAGAGGAAATGCGATTGAAAAGGGAAGCGATGAAAAAGCAAGAGAACCTTCGAAAGTAGTTGCATCCCTCTCTTTTTTTTATCTTCTTTTCCCCTCTTCACTATACACCTTCCACTGCTTTTTTTCATACACTGAACATTATCAAGACTATAGCCTAATATTAAAGGATGTTGATCATGCCAGCGATTGTTGGAGCCTTTAAAATTAATAGTGTCGGAACAAGTAGTGTTGTTCACGTAGGCGATGTCATCAATATATCACCAAATAGTGTCGTTAAAACCTTTGCTGGTGCTGGATCATTTAATACAGGCGATGGGTTGTATGTATTGAATCAAAATAGCATCACAAACACGTATGATAGCGATTTAGTCGATCAGCCAATGGTTTTAAACGCATAGGAGTGGAACGATGAATTTCTATATTCAACAGTCCATTAACATTCAATATTTACGCGTTGGTGCCGTCAGTAATTCATCTGTCCTACAAATTGGCAGCGCCGGAATTATAAAGCCACTTTCCAATTTATATAATACGGGCGGGTTTTCTGAACCGGCTCCCTTACCGAAAAAGCCAGGTGTCGGAGTTGTCGAACAAACACCGGGTACGCTCGTTCCCCTTCAACCTCCAACCGGGAACTAGGCATTCACCTATCTCTTTCCTCTGCATACGATGTAGTAAATGATCATGCAGAGTGAGGTGTAGGTGATGGAAATGAATATGTA is from Bacillus kexueae and encodes:
- a CDS encoding spore germination protein GerPB, producing MNFYIQQSINIQYLRVGAVSNSSVLQIGSAGIIKPLSNLYNTGGFSEPAPLPKKPGVGVVEQTPGTLVPLQPPTGN
- a CDS encoding spore germination protein — encoded protein: MPAIVGAFKINSVGTSSVVHVGDVINISPNSVVKTFAGAGSFNTGDGLYVLNQNSITNTYDSDLVDQPMVLNA
- a CDS encoding aspartyl-phosphate phosphatase Spo0E family protein → MSINRIETLRLKLIETAEKYGMNSVKTIQCSQELDTLLIEEMRLKREAMKKQENLRK